A single region of the Rattus rattus isolate New Zealand chromosome 8, Rrattus_CSIRO_v1, whole genome shotgun sequence genome encodes:
- the Twf2 gene encoding twinfilin-2, translated as MAHQTGIHATEELKEFFAKARAGSIRLIKVIIEDEQLVLGASQEPVGRWDQDYDRAVLPLLDAQEPCYLLFRLDSQNAQGFEWLFLAWSPDNSPVRLKMLYAATRATVKKEFGGGHIKDELFGTVKDDLSLAGYQKHLSSCAAPAPLTSAERELQQIRINEVKTEISVESKHQTLQGLAFPLQPEAQRALQQLKQKTVNYIQLKLDLERETIELVHTEPTNVAQLPSRVPRDAARYHFFLYKHTHEGDSLESVVFIYSMPGYKCSIKERMLYSSCKSRLLDSVEQDFQLEIAKKIEIGDGAELTAEFLYDEVHPKQHAFKQAFAKPKGPGGKRGHKRLIRGPGENGEDS; from the exons CCACTGAAGAGCTAAAGGAATTCTTTGCCAAGGCCCGGGCTGGCTCCATCCGACTTATCAAAGTCATCATTGAGGACG AGCAGCTCGTGCTGGGTGCCTCGCAGGAGCCAGTGGGACGCTGGGACCAGGACTACGACAGGGCCGTGCTGCCGCTGCTAGATGCCCAAGAGCCCTGCTACCTCCTCTTCCGACTTGATTCGCAGAATGCCCAGGGTTTCGAGTGGCTTTTCCTGGCCTGGTCACCTGACAATTCGCCT GTGCGGCTGAAGATGCTGTATGCAGCCACACGAGCCACAGTTAAGAAGGAGTTTGGAGGCGGCCACATCAAGGATGAGCTCTTCGGGACAGTAAAG gatGACCTCTCCTTGGCTGGGTACCAGAAGCACCTGTCATCCTGTGCTGCACCGGCCCCACTGACTTCCGCCGAGCGAGAGCTCCAGCAGATCCGAAtcaatgag gtgAAGACTGAGATCAGCGTGGAGAGTAAGCACCAGACCCTGCAGGGCCTGGCCTTCCCCCTGCAGCCTGAGGCCCAGCGGGCCCTTCAGCAACTCAAGCAGAAGACGGTCAACTATATCCAGCTG AAGCTGGACCTGGAACGGGAGACCATCGAGCTGGTACACACAGAACCCACAAATGTGGCCCAGCTGCCTTCACGGGTACCCCGAGATGCTGCCCGCTACCACTTCTTCCTGTACAAGCATACCCATGAGGGTGACTCCCTCGAATCTGTGG TGTTCATCTACTCCATGCCGGGGTACAAGTGCAGCATTAAGGAGCGCATGCTCTACTCCAGCTGCAAGAGCCGCCTCCTTGACTCTGTGGAGCAGGACTTCCAGCTGGAGATCGCTAAGAAG ATTGAGATCGGCGATGGGGCGGAGCTCACGGCCGAGTTCCTCTATGATGAGGTGCATCCCAAGCAGCATGCCTTCAAGCAGGCATTCGCCAAGCCCAAAGGCCCTGGAGGCAAGCGGGGCCACAAGCGCCTCATCCGGGGCCCCGGGGAGAATGGGGAAGACAGCTAA
- the Tlr9 gene encoding toll-like receptor 9 — protein MLLCRRTLHPLSLLVQAAVLAEALALGTLPAFLPCELKPHGLVDCNWLFLKSVPHFSASEPRSNITSLSLIANRIHHLHNLDFCPPAQPRQLNLKWNCPPPGLSPLHFSCHMTIEPKTFLAMRMLEELNLSYNGITTVPRLPSSLTNLSLSHTNILVLDASSLAGLHSLRVLFMDGNCYYKNPCNGTVNVTPDAFLGLSNLTHLSLKYNNLTKVPRQLPPSLEYLLLSYNLIIKLGPEDLANLTSLRVLDVGGNCRRCDHAPDLCTECPQKSLDLHPQTFRHLSHLEGLVLKDSSLHSLNSKWFQGLVNLSVLDLSENFLYESINKTSAFQNLTRLRKLDLSFNYCKKVSFARLHLASSFKSLVSLQELNMNGIFFRLLNKNTLRWLAGLPKLHTLHLQMNFINQAQLSIFSTFQALRFVDLSNNRISGPPTLSRVAPEEADEAEKGDPWPASLTPAPPSTTVSKNFMVRCKNFRFTMDLSRNNLVTIKPEMFVNLSHLQCLSLSYNCIAQAVNGSQFQPLTNLTVLDLSHNKLDLYHSKSFSELPQLQALDLSYNSQPFSMQGIGHNFSFLANLPRLQNLSLAHNDIHSRVSSRLYSTSVEYLDFSGNGVGRMWDEEDLYLYFFQDLRSLTHLDLSQNKLHILRPQNLNYLPKNLTMLSFRDNHLSFFNWSSLAFLPNLQALDLAGNLLKALTNGTLPNGTLLQKLDVSSNNIVFVVPAFFALAVELKEVNLSHNILKTVDRSWFGPIVMNLTVLDVSSNPLHCACGAPFVDLLLEVQTKVPGLANGVKCGSPRQLQGRSIFAQDLRLCLDDVLSRDCFGLSLLAVAVGTVLPLLQHLCGWDVWYCFHLCLAWLPLLTRGRRSAQALPYDAFVVFDKAQSAVADWVYNELRVRLEERRGRRALRLCLEDRDWLPGQTLFENLWASIYGSRKTLFVLAHTDKVSGLLRTSFLLAQQRLLEDRKDVVVLVILRPDAHRSRYVRLRQRLCRQSVLFWPHQPNGQGSFWAQLSTALTRDNHHFYNRNFCRGPTAE, from the exons ATG CTTCTCTGTCGCAGGACCCTGCACCCCTTGTCTCTCCTGGTACAGGCTGCAGTGCTGGCCGAGGCTCTGGCCCTGGGTACCCTGCCTGCCTTCCTACCCTGTGAACTGAAGCCTCATGGCCTGGTAGACTGCAATTGGCTCTTCCTGAAGTCTGTGCCTCACTTCTCTGCCTCGGAACCCCGTTCCAACATCACCAGCCTTTCCTTGATCGCCAACCGCATCCACCACCTGCACAACCTCGACTTTTGTCCACCTGCCCAACCTCGACAGCTGAACCTCAAGTGGAACTGTCCGCCCCCTGGCCTCAGCCCCTTGCACTTCTCCTGCCACATGACCATTGAGCCCAAAACCTTCCTGGCTATGCGCATGCTGGAAGAGCTGAACCTGAGCTATAACGGTATCACCACTGTGCCCCGCCTGCCCAGCTCCCTGACGAATCTGAGCCTAAGCCACACCAACATCCTGGTACTCGATGCCAGCAGCCTTGCTGGCCTGCACAGCCTGCGAGTTCTCTTCATGGACGGGAACTGCTACTACAAGAACCCCTGCAACGGAACGGTGAACGTGACCCCAGACGCCTTCCTGGGCTTGAGCAACCTCACCCACTTGTCCCTTAAGTATAACAACCTCACAAAGGTGCCCCGCCAACTGCCCCCCAGCCTGGAGTACCTCCTGCTGTCCTATAACCTCATCATCAAGCTGGGGCCCGAAGACCTAGCCAACCTGACCTCCCTTCGAGTGCTTGATGTGGGTGGGAATTGCCGTCGCTGTGATCACGCCCCCGACCTCTGTACAGAATGCCCGCAGAAGTCCCTTGATCTGCACCCTCAGACTTTCCGTCACCTGAGCCACCTTGAAGGCCTGGTGCTGAAGGACAGTTCTCTCCACTCGCTGAACTCCAAGTGGTTCCAGGGTCTGGTGAACCTCTCGGTGCTGGACCTAAGCGAGAACTTTCTCTACGAGAGCATCAACAAAACCAGCGCCTTTCAGAACCTGACCCGTCTGCGCAAGCTCGACCTGTCCTTCAATTACTGCAAGAAGGTATCGTTCGCCCGCCTCCACCTGGCAAGTTCCTTCAAGAGCCTGGTGTCGCTGCAGGAGCTGAACATGAACGGCATCTTCTTCCGCTTGCTCAACAAGAACACGCTCAGGTGGCTGGCTGGTCTGCCCAAGCTCCACACGCTGCACCTTCAAATGAATTTCATCAACCAGGCGCAGCTCAGCATCTTTAGTACCTTCCAAGCCCTTCGCTTTGTGGACCTGTCCAATAATCGCATCAGCGGGCCTCCAACGCTGTCCAGAGTCGCCCCCGAAGAGGCGGACGAGGCGGAGAAGGGGGATCCGTGGCCTGCAAGTCTCACCCCAGCTCCCCCGAGCACTACCGTCTCAAAGAACTTCATGGTCAGGTGTAAGAACTTCAGATTCACCATGGACCTGTCTCGGAACAACCTGGTGACTATCAAGCCAGAGATGTTCGTCAACCTCTCCCACCTCCAGTGTCTGAGCCTGAGCTACAACTGCATCGCGCAGGCTGTCAATGGCTCTCAGTTCCAGCCGCTGACCAATCTGACGGTGCTGGACCTGTCACATAACAAGCTGGACCTGTACCATTCGAAATCGTTCAGTGAGCTCCCACAGTTGCAGGCCCTGGACCTGAGCTACAACAGCCAGCCCTTCAGCATGCAGGGGATAGGCCACAACTTCAGTTTTCTGGCCAATCTGCCCAGGTTACAGAACCTTAGCCTGGCACACAATGACATTCACAGCCGCGTGTCCTCGCGCCTCTACAGCACCTCAGTGGAGTATCTGGACTTCAGCGGCAACGGTGTGGGCCGCATGTGGGACGAGGAGGACCTTTACCTCTATTTCTTCCAAGACCTGAGAAGCCTGACTCATCTGGACCTATCTCAGAATAAGCTGCACATCCTCCGGCCCCAGAACCTCAACTACCTCCCCAAGAACCTGACGATGCTGAGTTTCCGTGACAATCACCTCTCTTTCTTTAACTGGAGCAGTCTGGCCTTCCTGCCCAATCTGCAAGCCCTGGACCTGGCAGGCAATCTACTAAAGGCCCTGACCAACGGCACCCTGCCTAATGGCACTCTCCTCCAGAAACTGGATGTCAGTAGCAACAATATCGTCTTTGTGGTCCCAGCCTTCTTTGCTCTGGCGGTAGAGCTAAAAGAGGTCAACCTCAGCCATAACATCCTCAAGACTGTGGATCGCTCCTGGTTTGGGCCCATTGTGATGAACCTGACGGTTCTAGACGTGAGCAGCAACCCTCTGCATTGTGCCTGCGGTGCACCCTTTGTAGACTTACTGCTGGAAGTGCAGACCAAGGTGCCTGGCCTGGCTAACGGTGTGAAGTGTGGCAGTCCCCGCCAGCTGCAGGGCCGCAGCATCTTTGCGCAAGACCTGCGGCTGTGCCTGGATGACGTCCTTTCTCGGGACTGCTTTGGCCTTTCACTCCTGGCTGTGGCCGTGGGCACGGTGTTGCCTTTACTGCAGCATCTCTGCGGCTGGGACGTCTGGTActgtttccatctgtgcctgGCATGGCTACCTTTGCTGACCCGTGGCCGGCGCAGCGCCCAAGCTCTCCCTTATGATGCCTTCGTGGTGTTCGATAAGGCTCAGAGCGCGGTTGCTGACTGGGTGTATAACGAGCTTCGAGTGCGGCTAGAGGAGCGGCGCGGTCGCCGAGCCCTACGCTTGTGTCTGGAGGACCGAGATTGGCTGCCTGGCCAGACACTCTTCGAGAACCTCTGGGCCTCCATCTATGGCAGCCGCAAGACTCTGTTTGTGCTGGCCCACACGGACAAGGTCAGTGGCCTCCTGCGCACCAGCTTCCTGCTGGCTCAGCAGCGCCTGCTGGAGGACCGCAAGGACGTGGTGGTGTTGGTGATCCTGCGCCCTGATGCCCACCGCTCCCGCTACGTGCGACTGCGCCAACGCCTCTGTCGCCAGAGTGTGCTCTTCTGGCCCCATCAGCCCAACgggcagggcagcttctgggcCCAGCTGAGTACAGCCCTGACTAGGGACAACCACCACTTCTATAACCGGAACTTCTGCCGGGGACCTACAGCAGAATAG